In Chitinophagales bacterium, the sequence TAGATGCCATGGATATTATGGGAGTTAATACCCACTCATTTTTAATAGCACCTAAAATCTTAGGATCACTATTAATTGTACCTTCTTTAATTGTTACAGCAATGCTTTTAGGAACTATAGGAGGAGCACTAGCAGGTGAATTAGGCGGATATTATACTTGGGAAGAATATAAATATGGCTTACAAGATGACTTTCAGCCACAATATGTGCGGCTCATGTTCATTAAATCCTATGTGTTTCCGTTTATCATAACCTCCATTGCATGTTATAAAGGATTTTACGTTAAAGGTGGTGCTTTACAATTAGGCAAAGCTAGCACGGATGCTGTTGTGTATAGTTCTATAGCGGTCGTTATCGCAAATTTCGTCGTAGCTTTTCTATTTCTTTAATAATCATGATACAAGCTCAAAATATCCATAAATCCTTTGGTGCACAGCATGTATTAAAGGGGATAACTGCAGATTTTCACTCGGGTCAATGCAATATGGTTATAGGTAAAAGTGGCTCGGGCAAGACCGTTTTTATGAATTGTATCGTAGGATTGGTCGTACCAGAGGTGGGTTCTATGTTGCTCGATAATAGAAACATAGTACCTATGGGTCTAAAAGAAAAATCTAGTATTCGTAAAGAAATGGGTATGTTATTTCAGAAAAATGCTCTCTTTGATTCCATGACCGTAGAAGAAAACGTGCGTTTCCCACTAGATATGTTTACAGAGATGTCCACTGCTGAAAAAAGAGACCGTGTCAATTTTTGCCTTCAAAGGGTGAGTCTTATAAATTCAAATCATAAGTTTCCTTCCGAGCTTTCGGGAGGTATGATGAAGCGTGTAGCACTGGCTAGGGCTATGGTTTTAAACCCAAAATATCTCTTCTGTGATGAACCCAATTCTGGTCTAGATCCTCAAACAGCCTTGGTCATAGATGAACTCATTCAGGAAATCACCAGAGAATACAATATCACTACGGTAAT encodes:
- a CDS encoding ABC transporter permease, producing MLFLDALAGFGKYIGMLGSIFAKPQKFSMYWRETLRQMYDIGVGSFWIIAIVGLFIGGVTAVQFSNKLLTFGFIPMWWMGSMTRDSMFLELAPTISALLLAGKIGSNIATELGTMRITEQIDAMDIMGVNTHSFLIAPKILGSLLIVPSLIVTAMLLGTIGGALAGELGGYYTWEEYKYGLQDDFQPQYVRLMFIKSYVFPFIITSIACYKGFYVKGGALQLGKASTDAVVYSSIAVVIANFVVAFLFL
- a CDS encoding ATP-binding cassette domain-containing protein, encoding MIQAQNIHKSFGAQHVLKGITADFHSGQCNMVIGKSGSGKTVFMNCIVGLVVPEVGSMLLDNRNIVPMGLKEKSSIRKEMGMLFQKNALFDSMTVEENVRFPLDMFTEMSTAEKRDRVNFCLQRVSLINSNHKFPSELSGGMMKRVALARAMVLNPKYLFCDEPNSGLDPQTALVIDELIQEITREYNITTVINTHDMNSVIGIGDKILFLYDGEKNWEGSNKEILHTDNEKLNDFIFASEFLKEIRKLNYGAR